Genomic segment of Rubripirellula tenax:
GTGGAAGTTTGTTCGGCGAACGGTTGGCATCACCGGGTGGCGGCGAAAATCGTGATTTCGAGAAAACCGTGCCACCGCCACTCCGGTGCATGCCGTGGTTATCCCATTGCATTGAATCGAGCATTGAATCAGCGTTGGGCAGTGGTGACCACCGTTCAACAGCATAGCGGGCATTGAATCGTGCGGCAAGTTTCGAGCTTTGCCGACCGTCAGCGGGTCGGGCACGGCGACCGAAGGGAGCCGAAACGCGGACTCTCTCGCCAATGGCGAGGCCCGGTGGGAAAAGACAAATAGAGCCATTGGCGAGAGTGTCCGCGTTTCGGCAGCTTGCAGCGGAGTAAACCATTCCAATGCCGGACGAACCGCAAGCTTCGGGCATGGGGAAACGCTGGAAGCAACCTGGAGAACGTGACGTTCCGCACCGCCGGAAAAAATAGATCAGCGCGACCAAGAGATTTTCCGGCGATGCGGTACGTCACGTTCGGACGTGATTTCGAGTCAAGCGTTTAAAGCAAAGTCGGCCGGCATCCCCGGGAGTCGAGCGTTGCCGATCGAACCGCAACGAAGCAGGATCAGCCGGCACCTCCGCGCATTAGTTGGGATAACGGTACGCATCACCGGGCGGCGGCGATTGACGTGCAAGCAGACGAAAAAGTTGACCACCGCCGCTCCGGTGCATGCGATGGTTATCAGACTTACAACGCTGCGCTTCGGGGTGGCAGTGGAGGAACATTCGCCCGCTGCCGCAAGCTTCCCATCTTAACGCAATTTGCCCCGCTCACGGGTGGGAAGTGGGTGGTGTTCCTGGAGATCCGCCGTTGTGAATTCAAAATCCATAGGCAATGCCGAACCCGAGACGGGGCGCAGCGACCGCTATAGCAATGGTCGCTAGGGCAACCAACACAGAACGTCGAATCGCTCCCCGTCCAATTCCGCGGCGAGCGTATGCGAATAGAAGTGAACAAGCGACCCATATCGTGGCCGTCAGCACAATGTCCCGCATTCGCAATGGTCCAAGCGTTCGTATTGGAGTGAAGTTGGCAATCAGTATGGCAACTGCGCAAATCAAACAGCAGTAAGCCGCGAAGCCCATCAGCCAAGATCCTATTCTGTTTTGCAGAGAATCGTTTTCGATGAGGTGGTCGGTATGTGTTTTGGGAGGAGCAAATGGATGTAGGTGCATCATGTTTCAGTTTGTTGACGAAGACCAGTCGGCGAATGTTGGAGAAACTTGTGTTGAGACTGCGCGCGTTAATGATGGAGCATCTTGATTCGCGAGGACAGAGTAGGAGATAGTTTGCCAGTACGTCCGTTGCCAGTCGGATAACGTTACCGATCAGCCGGCGGCGACGGTTGATCATCCACTTCAAAACGCCCGACTTCGCCGCTCGGTTGCATCGGATGGTTATCAGACTTACAACGCTGCGCTTCGGGGTGGCAGTGGAGGAACATTCGCCCGCTGCCGCAAGCTTCCCATCTTAACGCAATTTGCCCCGCTCACGGGTGGGAAGTGGGTGGTGTTCCTGGAGACCCGCCGTAGTTTACCTAGAACTCGACCAACGACACACGATCAATGTTCTTCATGTCGGCAGCATCGCGGTGTTCGTAACTACAGCCAAGTTCGTTGTCGGCGAAGTAAAAATGTGGGACGTATGCATCTAGGTCGATGATTAATTGTTGGTGGGCCTCTTCGCTCCGGTCGAAGGAATGAGGCCAATCGGATTCGTGTTTGTCGGAAACAAATCCGAAAATCGATCGATAGTCCTCGTCATCTTCGTCGTCAATGTCTTCCGGTGGCATGGGCCACCCCCTGCCATCAGTGACGAGCTCCAATTTTTGCGACCCGGCCGTCCAAAGGCGAACGTAAAATACCCCGCTATCATCAATTGCCCCCGTCGTAAGAACGTCGCCCGGAAATTGATTTCGTAACGGTTCCAGCGACTCATTGTATTTCAGGTGATCAGCGAAGGTTGCCCATCTTTGATGCGGTGTTTGCACCAGCAATGACCAATTGCCGGAAGGCGGCACAAAGTCACGAATCGCAACCGAGTCGGTCACGTCAGTGATGCCCGAAACACAGTCACATGAGAAGAGTTCACTGATCACATCATCGGCTGCCGGTCGAATCAACCACGAGCTCCAGGTTTGCGGCGCAGTCCACGTTGTCCAGACGCCCCTGCGTGTAGAGATCTTGCGCCGATAGAAAGACTTTTCGTAGAGCTTGGCCATGAAGCATCTTCAGTCGGGTAACGTTACCGATCACCGAGGACCGGGAGTTGAGCGTCCATTCGTGAAAGATGACCACCGGTCCTTCGGTGCATCGGATGGTTCCCCGCATTGTAGTTTGGCAGGAGCCTAAAAGAGTGAAACAGCCTCACCGTCGGTGATATTGCCCTGTGAGTCGAAATAGACGGCGAGGCAATGATCAAGCAATCTCGGATCGTCCCCACCACTAATGAAAAACATCTCGTCTTCGTATTCGTTGCCGGAAAGGATGAATGTTATTGAAAAAGGGGTTTTGAGCATACCTCGTAGTTGTGAGGCGGTCACTTGCGGTGGGTCTTCTTCGCCACAATCCAAAAACCCGTTCAGTTGATCGAGTAGGTTTGAGACGGCGTACTCACGAAACGCTTTAAAGTAACGCACGCGGCCCTTCCAAACCCGTTCTGCTATTGGGACGAAGCGTTGAATCGCGTCGTCCGTCTGGCAAAGGAAGTGAAGCGAGATCTCTGCGCCCTTGTGGTCCATCGCGACGGAATACGATCCATCACTGCGATGAAACTTCAACGCACCAAGCACTGGAGATGTGATTTTGCGTGGCATCGTTGGTACATGTTGTTTTTTGTCGGGGAACGTTTCACATCACCGGGTGGCGGCGGTTGACGTGATTTCAAAAAAACGTGACCACCGCCACTCCGGTGCATGTGTTGGTTATCGGCATTTATGAACGGGCGTTGATCGAGCGCTGGGCAGTGGATAACGCGCCGCCACAGTTTAGTGGGCGATGGTTAACGCGGCAAGCAATCGGGCGTTGATCGGGTCGGCAAGTAAACGGGCATTGTCTTTCGACGGTGCTTTGTGACGGTAAACGAAGGATCGAAAACGTTGTCGTTGGATCAGCAAACGAAAACAGCGAACAGCATCAAGGAATGCGAGAGGCGTGGGCTGAAGCATTCGCAAACGTAGGATCAAGGCGTTTGAATCGATGAGTCGTTAACACAACAGCCAAACGACGCACCGATGACCAAGCGTTGCAGCAATCGTTTGTGCAAGCAAACACGCGGAACATCTGGGGAGTCAGTCCGATAACGGGTCGATTCACCCAGCGGCGGGATGAATCATTGATTTGTCAGTGCACCTGATCGCCGCTTGGGTGCAATCGTTGGTTATCGGACGATCTCCTTTGTGAGATCATCAATGGGAATCGGACGCGA
This window contains:
- a CDS encoding DUF2262 domain-containing protein gives rise to the protein MPRKITSPVLGALKFHRSDGSYSVAMDHKGAEISLHFLCQTDDAIQRFVPIAERVWKGRVRYFKAFREYAVSNLLDQLNGFLDCGEEDPPQVTASQLRGMLKTPFSITFILSGNEYEDEMFFISGGDDPRLLDHCLAVYFDSQGNITDGEAVSLF